The following are from one region of the Serinus canaria isolate serCan28SL12 chromosome 8, serCan2020, whole genome shotgun sequence genome:
- the CFH gene encoding complement factor H yields the protein MSFLGYAALLLCWMHCAAQRACEEPPPRRVKEVPTKSWDKPPYPHGTQAMYNCRPGYVKIGRVGFRCVDGTWRQLTPVTECRNKPCGHPGDTDFGFFELTSGTEFVFGARVEYRCNDGYQMLSQRNYRECHADGWSNDIPHCEVIKCLPVQEPENGRITMTGAFELGQEYSFGQVVNFECNAKYKLVGAKEIVCSADGEWSNNVPQCQEIICDLPEIPHGYVRSPRKSYKENELMQFFCKEGYKYGNKADALCTASGWNPPPYCIEIECSPPEISSGNFRPQKDKYTVGNTITVECDDGYHFKTVTGRTTAECTKNGWVPEPACVRKPCDYLAIENGRLSNKYESYRNYYFPRRFGQTIDYSCLDGYSTPTEDYWVRVTCTERGWFPEPKCLKKCFIGELAGGYFLHRGWDNFYKEGERARYACYQDFQAQHNEVTCTRNGWAPPPRCTRKKTCQDITFENGYLNSVRRTFSLKEKVLYNCHFGFVTPEGQESGHTQCKESGWTPPPKCIKSCKAPGDVLIHHTNKTVFMPEDTIEYSCLEGYRTANNMLTDTTICGKNGQWSPEPECREIECALLPLRNGNFSPKDSKYRSGAVVTFTCAKNYIRVGSASAQCYHFGWFPSPPVCQVSVKDCGPPPEISSGRIVDGSVEQYQHGDRKQYECNSEFKLVGSKEIECIDGQWSSPPSCIEDKMPCDSPSSIPNVVLHQADQAQYSHGDEVTCGCKPGSDNTEKKKIKCLNGEWKPLPVCADASPQCVIPEDVLLVHSGRYPMSRRRTGPHKVIDYKCRINDGNIKQATCVSGRWTPEIACRAEKNVCPPPPQVPGAQQTTAGRNFRNGSRAFFSCPDGFQLVGTKDITCIEGKWQSPPHCEETPCLPPESVEYADAPRLENPNLRLEREGKTIYLAGARFKYACHSGYVLNGPTEINCSMGKWTEAPLCLEMPCGSVPKVANAQFEGRNKESYEPGETVRYRCDEGFLIVGSPEIFCRKGNWTSPFTSPFCKDVSCGAAPEIPNARVAGESQERYLPGERVHYQCERNFQMTGANYILCSNGQWSEAPVCRDVRCDPPVEIAGGSIDGIRKSKYMPGESVKYQCWKNFKMTGASTVECKNGTWTELPTCKGEAGRCGTPPAIQSGELLVFPLQEYQEGETVEYKCPDFYILEGSSTITCRNGQWTDPPACLMACTASEEDMDSNNIELKWVGQAKLYSTSGDYIEFRCKPGYLAHPNSSSFRVQCVQGTLKYPRCTLGRNCFLSQSTMEENNIWLQSPRQSSPHYGSGDRVVFACKAGYRPVSQSERFSAQCLDGVIPYPVCQ from the exons ATGTCGTTCCTGGGCTAtgcagctctgctcttgtgTTGGATGCATTGTGCTGCACAAAGAG ctTGTGAAGAACCTCCTCCCAGGAGGGTAAAAGAAGTACCTACTAAAAGCTGGGACAAGCCTCCCTATCCCCATGGGACCCAAGCAATGTACAACTGTCGGCCTGGATATGTAAAAATTGGACGAGTTGGGTTTCGGTGCGTTGATGGAACATGGAGGCAGCTGACCCCAGTGACAGAATGCAGAA ATAAGCCCTGTGGACATCCTGGAGACACTGACTTTGGTTTCTTTGAACTTACCAGTGGAACCGAATTTGTTTTTGGTGCCAGAGTGGAGTACAGATGTAATGATGG ATACCAGATGCTCAGCCAAAGGAATTACCGTGAGTGTCACGCAGATGGATGGAGCAATGACATCCCTCACTGTGAAG taaTAAAGTGTTTACCTGTACAAGAACCTGAAAATGGAAGGATAACTATGACTGGTGCATTTGAGCTAGGCCAAGAATATTCCTTTGGCCAGGTTGTAAATTTTGAATGTAATGCAAAATACAAGCTTGTTGGAGCTAAAGAAATCGTTTGCTCTGCTGATGGAGAATGGAGTAACAATGTGCCTCAGTGTCAAG AAATTATCTGTGATTTGCCAGAAATCCCTCATGGATATGTCCGTTCTCCAAGGAAGTCTTACAAGGAAAATGAGCTAATGCAGTTTTTCTGTAAAGAAGGATACAAATATGGGAACAAAGCAGATGCCCTGTGCACTGCATCAGGATGGAATCCACCTCCCTATTGCATTG aaattgaATGCTCTCCTCCAGAAATTTCCTCTGGGAACTTTAGACCTCAAAAAGACAAGTACACAGTGGGTAATACAATCACAGTAGAGTGTGATGATGGGTATCATTTTAAAACTGTGACTGGCAGAACCACAGCTGAATGCACCAAGAATGGCTGGGTGCCTGAACCAGCTTGTGTCC GGAAACCGTGTGACTACCTAGCTATAGAAAATGGCAGGTTAAGTAATAAGTATGAGTCCTATAGAAACTATTACTTTCCAAGAAGATTTGGACAGACTATAGATTACTCCTGCCTCGATGGCTATTCAACTCCCACTGAAGATTACTGGGTTCGAGTTACCTGTACTGAAAGGGGCTGGTTTCCAGAGCCAAAATGTCTGA aaaaatgtttcatcGGAGAGCTGGCAGGCGGTTATTTCCTACACCGCGGCTGGGATAATTTTTACAAGGAAGGTGAGAGAGCCAGATATGCCTGCTACCAGGACTTCCAGGCTCAGCACAACGAGGTCACATGTACAAGGAATGGCTGGGCACCTCCTCCAAGATGTACCCGTAAAA AAACATGCCAGGATATCACTTTTGAGAATGGCTATTTGAACTCAGTTAGGAGAACATTCAGTTTAAAAGAGAAGGTCCTGTATAACTGTCACTTTGGGTTTGTGACTCCAGAAGGACAAGAATCAGGACACACACAGTGCAAAGAGAGTGGCTGGACTCCACCTCCAAAGTGCATCA AATCATGTAAAGCACCGGGGGATGTTTTGATTCACCACACAAACAAAACTGTGTTCATGCCTGAAGATACAATTGAGTATTCATGTTTGGAGGGATATAGGACTGCAAATAACATGCTAACTGATACCACAATATGTGGCAAGAATGGACAATGGAGTCCAGAACCCGAGTGTCGTG aaattgaatgtgctctgctgccattgagaaatgggaatttctcTCCCAAAGACAGTAAATACCGCAGTGGGGCTGTTGTGACATTTACCTGTGCAAAAAACTACATAAGGGTGGGATCTGCCTCTGCTCAGTGCTACCACTTTGGATGGTTTCCATCACCACCAGTGTGCCAAG TGAGTGTCAAAGACTGTGGACCTCCCCCTGAAATTTCCAGTGGAAGAATTGTTGATGGCTCTGTGGAACAGTACCAGCATGGGGACAGAAAGCAATATGAATGTAACAGTGAATTTAAATTGGTTGGATCAAAGGAAATAGAATGTATTGATGGACAGTGGTCATCTCCTCCCTCTTGCATTG AAGACAAAATGCCCTGTGACTCACCTTCCTCTATCCCAAATGTTGTTCTGCATCAGGCAGACCAAGCCCAGTATTCACATGGGGATGAAGTAACTTGTGGATGTAAACCAGGCTCTGACaatactgagaaaaagaaaataaaatgtcttaaTGGAGAATGGAAGCCTTTACCTGTTTGTGCTG atgcatCCCCTCAATGTGTAATTCCAGAGGATGTTTTGCTGGTGCACTCTGGCCGGTATCCCATGTCAAGAAGGAGGACTGGGCCCCATAAAGTTATAGATTATAAATGTAGAATAAATGATGGAAATATTAAACAGGCAACTTGTGTGTCTGGGAGATGGACACCAGAGATTGCATGTAGAG CTGAGAAGAATGTGTGCCCACCTCCACCTCAGGTCCCTGGTGCTCAGCAGACAACAGCAGGCAGAAACTTCAGGAATGGGAGTAGagcatttttttcatgtccCGACGGCTTCCAGCTCGTCGGTACAAAGGACATAACCTGTATAGAAGGGAAATGGCAATCACCACCTCACTGTGAGG AAACACCATGTTTGCCACCAGAATCTGTAGAATATGCTGATGCTCCCAGGCTTGAAAATCCAAACTTAAGACttgaaagagaagggaaaacaatttATCTGGCTGGTGCTAGATTTAAGTATGCTTGTCATTCTGGATACGTGTTAAATGGACCAACAGAGATAAATTGCTCTATGGGAAAGTGGACTGAAGCTCCTTTATGCTTGG AAATGCCATGTGGAAGTGTTCCAAAAGTTGCCAATGCTCAGTTTGAAGGCAGAAACAAGGAATCTTATGAGCCTGGTGAAACAGTTCGCTACCGGTGTGATGAAGGGTTCCTGATTGTTGGTTCCCCTGAAATTTTCTGCAGGAAGGGAAATTGGACATCACCTTTCACTTCACCCTTCTGTAAAG ATGTCAGCTGTGGAGCTGCGCCGGAGATCCCCAACGCGCGTGTGGCAGGCGAGTCTCAGGAGAGGTACCTGCCTGGAGAGAGGGTGCACTACCAGTGTGAAAGGAACTTCCAGATGACGGGTGCAAATTACATCCTTTGCTCAAATGGTCAATGGTCAGAGGCCCCAGTTTGCAGAG ATGTGAGATGTGATCCTCCTGTAGAAATTGCTGGTGGTAGCATTGATGGTATTAGAAAGTCCAAGTATATGCCTGGAGAGAGTGTAAAGTATCAGTGCTGGAAAAATTTTAAGATGACTGGGGCTTCTACAGTAGAGTGCAAAAATGGGACCTGGACAGAGCTGCCAACATGCAAAG GAGAAGCTGGGAGATGTGGCACACCTCCAGCTATTCAAAGTGGAGAGCTTCTTGTCTTCCCCTTGCAAGAATATCAAGAAGGTGAAACTGTGGAGTACAAATGCCCGGATTTCTATATCCTGGAAGGATCTTCAACAATCACCTGTCGCAATGGGCAGTGGACAGACCCCCCAGCTTGCCTGA TGGCCTGTACAGCATCAGAAGAAGATATGGACAGCAACAATATTGAGCTGAAATGGGTTGGCCAAGCCAAGCTGTACTCCACATCGGGTGACTATATTGAGTTCCGCTGTAAACCCGGATATCTGGCACATCCAAACAGTTCCAGCTTCAGAGTCCAGTGTGTGCAGGGGACATTGAAATACCCACGGTGCACACTGGGAA GGAACTGCTTCCTGAGTCAGAGCACCATGGAAGAGAACAATATTTGGCTGCAGTCACCCAGGCAGTCGAGCCCCCACTATGGCTCAGGGGACCGTGTTGTGTTTGCCTGCAAGGCCGGGTACCGGCCGGTTTCCCAGAGTGAGAGGTTCAGTGCGCAGTGCCTGGACGGAGTGATTCCGTATCCCGTGTGTCAGT aA